The following DNA comes from Metopolophium dirhodum isolate CAU chromosome 8, ASM1992520v1, whole genome shotgun sequence.
atacaacaacaatttaatttaaaatccgtGAGAAATATAATACtcattaaatgaaaaaacagGCACCTACCTCGTATAGACAAAGGAGTTCTGTGTCTTTAAAGCCGCATTCCCACGACTGGTGTACTTGGCCAATATTTGGTACTGGTGGTTACTTGCCATGCCGTCGGATCGGCATACTTGTACAATTATTTGTCACTGGTGTCGTTCCCGACGATTGTCGGTAAATGTGACACAAGTCAAAGGAACGGCCAATATACTTGTACTACTGATCCCACGACCGGTTCGTGTTGACCAGGAAAAACAGCAGCATGATAACTTTGGTCCAGTGGCGCCAAagtttataggtattaataatataataatttttttaatgtacaatgttattatttttttttgttttaaaaaatttgcaatgtttataatttatatgcacaCATTTGAGATCGATAGTTGATAGATTAGCATTTTTCTATGCtacctatatactttataatatgatacccaCTCACCCAtacttacgtttttttttttattaaaatataggtattcaaaatcaattgttgtggttagataataataaatatttttatttaattaatattacaagttCTTCGTTCATTGTCTATTTtagtttcataaattaaattagatttattgtttgtttttgtgAGTGAATGCggagttaatttaattttaattttaattttaataagtgattttatttataatgatcagAATAATCcagttatttttagaaaaatattatgacctAAACGTTCATGTTTCCATATTTGGAATTTGGGACCgtgttatattagtatttaatatcagTCATCAGTTTTCCGGTGTGTAAGGAACAACTCATTTTAGTACTTCACATTgttaaatcgaataataatatggagtGGTCAAACGAATCCGTGCTTGAATTTTTAAGACTATATGAACAAGAATCTGTTATTTGGAatgcaaaacatttaaaacacagAGACCGAAATGCAGTCTCCGATGCGTGgtcaaatatacaaaaatcttTCAGCCTTCAATGTACAATACAAGagctaaaaaagaaaaaggagTCACTCATGTCTACCTATCGACCACTGTTGAATAAAGTCAAGGGTAGTATGGGAACAGGGTCAAGTGCCGAAGACGTTTACAAACCAAATTGGTTCGCTTATGAAACAATGGCGAAATTTTTATTTGGATCATGTCAGCCTAGGTCAACAATAAGCACacaggtatatttatttaactatactcCGCGCCACGAGAGAATGCATACGGCACGCGCATCCAAATGACTGCGCTCCGCTGTCTCGAGGCCAAATGTCCCCACCATGCGGCAACTGGTCTCTGCATACAGCGGTTCAAGTAACACAATAGAAACACGAGCCGTGTCGCGTatttacgtataaatattattattattattattatttacttatattcgtataatttttattattatttacttatattcgtataatttttattattatttacctgtaGTATTATTTACCTGGTACCATTCAATTTATGTTTGTATACCAAAAATCAAGAcctatttttttggtattttcttttatcaaaatcgcaaataattaaacataacaaaattacaaattaatcatttattgtcagtgcatataaatacataatacaaataaaaatatataatatatacaaatacataatacaaaaatacaaaattaaaaatattatattaatttaatcggaATCGGAATATGAATCAGACGTGTCACCCGTAATTGTTAGAACGTGTGGTGTTACTTCAGCATCTAACAATTCGTTGGATATAAAATCTACCTCCCAGAATTTATCTTCTACCTTAATGATATGGCCAACAAAGTTCTTCCACATATCGGGCGTAACCCGTTCGACTCCTTCTTCTAATAATTTCTTAAcgtcattaattttataagtacgATTGTTCATTCTAACATAATTTTTCACCGACGCCCACGCAAGTTCTATTGGATTTAATTCACAGTGATACGGGGGTAGGCGTAACACAGTTTTATTTGCAGATTTCGCCAATTCGTCTATCACATATTCATTATActgtgattttaaaatttgcgCTCGATCCAACAGTTGTTCCTTGACCATTGGTTTATCTATTACCTCGCCTTTATCTGTCAACCAATCAATGATGTCTTGTTTTTTCCAAGATCTTACTGGAAACGTGTGCTTCTTCACAGAATGATACGACGCGTTGTCCATGACTATAACGGCATTTTCACGAAGTAGCGGTAAAATGTTGGCGAACCAGTCATAAAAGGTATCACCGTTCATCTCATCGTGGTAATCgtctgtattttttttcgattcaaaacataataatccaCCAACAACAAAGCCGTCAGATGAACCTATGTGTACCACGATGAGACGTTTTCCTTTACCGGACGGTTCCTTTTGTCCAGTCGTTAATCCTCTTAGGAATGCGTCTCGTGGTGACTTCACAGTTTTATCGACCCATGTTTTCGATGTGGTTTCACCAGCATTCACCCATGTCTCGTCCAGATAATAGATGGGTCTACCTAACTGACGGTATTCTTTTATGGACTCCAAGTACCTTCGACGCCAACACACAATATCAATTCGTTCAATAAGAGCGCTATTACGAGATTTTCGAACATACTCAAAATTGAGATGTTTTAAAAGTCTACGTAATGTTGTTTCGGAAAAATTTGGTAATGTTGTATCTTCGTTGACCGTagttaaaattttctttaaagTTGGAATTTCTCGCCTGTGCCAAAACTCGTGTACTTTTTTCCTAATGGCATTTTGGTCAAAATCATCAACTTTTTCCGTAACAGTTGGTCGGATTTTGGTTTTGTTAGGTGATGATACACTGCCTTTATTTCGGTATTCCGATAGAGTAACACTCACTGTCCTTTGCCCTATACCACTCTCTTCGGATATTTGCTTAATAATCTCCTTCGCTTTTAATTTTGGGCCGTCTGCATTGTCTTGCTTAGCCATTTTAGTCTTGTAAAGGTTTACGATCATCAATTTCTGTCGAGAACcaacaaactaaaaaataaaaatttattgaacattaaaaaaacatattgaaaaaaaaatgaaaagtaaatattttcatataatatattcgaataACTAATTCTaatgattatttgtattataattattacattttcgagatttttttagtatgacatatcatttttatatttcattgttattttactttgtatacgacttcaaaaaaaaagtacatgtaaataatgtttaaattgatttaaaactatattaaggTAAATCGATGtgtcataccctcaaaaatattattctatatcgtttttgtaataggtgatttactctaaaattacacaaaaacattaaaaaaaatgattctgcgtaaatatGTTTTGCCTATGTTGCGCATGGGCcagagacaaaaaaaacagtgcgctgacatcctattaaataaatgttttaaaaatcttaCTTTTCCACGAGGATTTCTTTTCATCGGTGAAATGTTGATGGATCCACAGTCTTCGTCCATTGTATTGAcagagttaaaaatgtaaaattggcaagtaaaaaacaaaaaaacgggCGCAAAATAGGAAACGTTGATAAACGAAAATCGGTAAACGACTAACGACgtgatgaaaaaatgtttgttgttgTAATCGCAGTGTACACACCTGCCGACAAAATCGATGTGCTCCGTAGAGCTCCGACGGGTGGCGATCGTGCTGGTAAAGTGGTGGGGATGCGCGAAAAAGAACGTGTTTTGGTGGGCCGCCGTATGCATTCTCTCGTGGCGCGGAGTATATCAATAGGAACTTAACCACTCGAATgtcgattaataataaaatataaaaatgaaacacacccctaaataaatacctagataaaagtacaataaatataaaacaaaacttatttttaggtactgtaatataatttattataaaataaaatattcagaatattttgttatacagtcttaaaataaaaaatgtccttatttatttacctagctataacgttgttataatataggtactataaaataaatcatactgttattattatgtattataatgtacggaTGTAGATTGTACGTAgacagtgtattattatatgcaaataatataatttgatagtcgataggtaatatataaattaaattattaaaaattcctaACTAAGatggtatttaaaattacattaatatattaatatttatcttgCCATGGTACTTTTCCgtttgttgaaaaatatgttgCGTATTCATCTCTTATTATTTTAGCTTCCGCTCCGGGTCTTCTGGGTATGTTGCGAATGGGTAGTAATGATGCCATGCTATTCTGTTCTTGTCTCCACGTACCAGGAATAATCTGCCCTTCTTCATTTTCTATATCAAATATCCCATTTGGTGAATATTTAGAAGAGGAAGTTTTACttcttcttaaaaaattatgtaacaatGTACAGGTTAAGGTAATATTTGTTACTTTTTCGGGTTCGAGTAACATTGGTTTTCTCATTACTCGAAATACTGAGGACATTATCCCAAACACATTCTCAACAACACGTCGGGCACGAGATAGCCGATAGTTGAATACTCTTTCTTTACTACCTTTTTCATACACTCCGGAGTACGGTTTCATTATACGCGGAGTAAATGCAAATGCATCATCCGCAACAAGCAAGTACGGGACATGCAATTCTCTTAAAGGTAATGGTTCATCAGGTGGAAACATAATCTCATTTTGTTCTATACTTTTGTTCAAAGCGGTATTTTTAAACACACCACCGTCACTTATTCTCCCTTGGCATCCAATATttgcatataaaaaattgtaattagcGTCCACCAAAGCAAACAAAACTACACTGAATGTTCCTTTATAGTTTATGAACTCAGAGCCACTATGTATAGGTGACTGAATAACAACATGTTTGCCATCTATGGATCCACAACAATGAGGAAAGTTCCATTTTTCGGAAAAATCTTTCTCGATAATTTTCCACTCTTCCGTGGTTTGTGGtatcttgaaaatttacaaaagagttttaatttttgttttaagtatttgaatatgacatgataaataataatacgtaaattatatcgttcaacaatatttttaaaaaataaagtaaaaacttcGTAAGCTACATACACTTTTTATAAGATTTAaagtaaaagtttaataattatttaaaatattttgactcaaaagtattttacaaaattatgttagtTCAACAAATCtgacatattatactgatatagtAGAGGAAACAATTAAAGAAatattgtgcttatgtatttttaatatttttcaactactatgtaataatatatcagtaatatattacattttcaagcttttttccagaaaaataaaatcgaaatctattttgtggaaaaataatttttaaaactatttgttaAAGGTCGAGAATATTATAACAGAAAATTTGTTATAAGTGTTTTATTCTAAAAGAAgaattgttttagattctgagcggagctatgaatgtattgattttacaatgatgtgtgtttttttttttatttttttttttttgtgcctatTGTCACTTTTTATGACAGTAACAattcttagattttct
Coding sequences within:
- the LOC132951109 gene encoding uncharacterized protein LOC132951109 encodes the protein MDEDCGSINISPMKRNPRGKFVGSRQKLMIVNLYKTKMAKQDNADGPKLKAKEIIKQISEESGIGQRTVSVTLSEYRNKGSVSSPNKTKIRPTVTEKVDDFDQNAIRKKVHEFWHRREIPTLKKILTTVNEDTTLPNFSETTLRRLLKHLNFEYVRKSRNSALIERIDIVCWRRRYLESIKEYRQLGRPIYYLDETWVNAGETTSKTWVDKTVKSPRDAFLRGLTTGQKEPSGKGKRLIVVHIGSSDGFVVGGLLCFESKKNTDDYHDEMNGDTFYDWFANILPLLRENAVIVMDNASYHSVKKHTFPVRSWKKQDIIDWLTDKGEVIDKPMVKEQLLDRAQILKSQYNEYVIDELAKSANKTVLRLPPYHCELNPIELAWASVKNYVRMNNRTYKINDVKKLLEEGVERVTPDMWKNFVGHIIKVEDKFWEVDFISNELLDAEVTPHVLTITGDTSDSYSDSD
- the LOC132951110 gene encoding uncharacterized protein LOC132951110 gives rise to the protein MISENDKALVCASFIVMCGEYLKNKKKVKSPKKRRWWMTTIHQSRNKYNATNLMEDLRREPSGKFENFCRMSATDFEFLLSKIGPVIKKNDTIMREAIPVQERLAVTLRFLASGDSFRSLSYLFKFSSQTVSRCVFDVCDALIDVLKDEIKIPQTTEEWKIIEKDFSEKWNFPHCCGSIDGKHVVIQSPIHSGSEFINYKGTFSVVLFALVDANYNFLYANIGCQGRISDGGVFKNTALNKSIEQNEIMFPPDEPLPLRELHVPYLLVADDAFAFTPRIMKPYSGVYEKGSKERVFNYRLSRARRVVENVFGIMSSVFRVMRKPMLLEPEKVTNITLTCTLLHNFLRRSKTSSSKYSPNGIFDIENEEGQIIPGTWRQEQNSMASLLPIRNIPRRPGAEAKIIRDEYATYFSTNGKVPWQDKY